Part of the Trichocoleus sp. FACHB-46 genome is shown below.
CGCTTGCGGCACTATCTGGCTCGTCTGCATCGTCAGAGCTTCTGTTATTCCAAGTCACAAGAGATGCTGGAAGCCTCTATCTGCTTATTGACCTACTATCTGAGACATTGGAAGGCAAAATTCTGCTCCAAGCATCAGCACAGCTTGGCTCAATTGTTAGAGCTAGATTCGCAGAGCGTCCTGCTACCTTCCTACTCCACCTTTCGTCGTCTTTTTCTCCTCGTGGATGCCCAAGCGTGGGTCGATGCCCTTAACGTTTGGGCGCTCTCTCATGCCCCAGAGTGGACAGAGTTGGACTGGGCGATTGATGGCAAGAGCATCAAATGCACCTCGAGTGGGTGACAAACGTCAGCTCAAGATTTCATCTGCTTGGTGTCGGTGTATGGGCAGCGAGCAGGCGTGGTGCAGTTAGCCTTGATTATGGTTCCGTGCAACGATTGACCTTTGTCTAGTTCGCTAGTAAGTCGGTCTATGGAAGAACTCGCTGAGCTGATTCGGAGCAATCCTGACTTTCGTGAACTCAAACGCGCCTTGACCGTACAGATGGTGTCCCAAGGTTATACCTACTTTCAGATTCGCGATGTGCTGCAAGTCTCAGTCGGCTTGATCAGTAAATGGAAGCAAGCTTTTGAGGAGCAAGGAGTTCTAGGCTTGGCTTTTCAGTATCAAGGCTCCACGGGTTCCCTCAC
Proteins encoded:
- a CDS encoding helix-turn-helix domain-containing protein is translated as MEELAELIRSNPDFRELKRALTVQMVSQGYTYFQIRDVLQVSVGLISKWKQAFEEQGVLGLAFQYQGSTGSLTPSQRLVLRSNFAALGI